One Streptomyces sp. L2 genomic window carries:
- a CDS encoding DUF4097 family beta strand repeat-containing protein, which yields MPKFDTPAPVSVVLSLDAGRVQLIAADRADTTVEVLPANASKGRDVKAAEEIAVTFEDGVLRITAPEAKKNQLFGPSGSVEVTVQLPAGSHVEGSAAAAELRGVGRLGDVTFDGAYRHIKVDEAASLRLTAVDGDVEVGRLAGSAEISTARGDISVAEAGAGTVVLTTQSGDISVTAAHGVSASLDAGTSYGRVSNALKSDGTAALDIRATTSHGDITARSL from the coding sequence ATGCCGAAGTTCGACACCCCCGCCCCCGTCTCCGTCGTCCTCTCCCTCGACGCCGGCCGCGTCCAGCTCATCGCCGCCGACCGCGCCGACACCACGGTCGAGGTACTCCCCGCGAACGCCTCGAAGGGCCGGGACGTGAAGGCGGCCGAGGAGATCGCGGTCACCTTCGAGGACGGCGTCCTGCGGATCACCGCTCCGGAGGCGAAGAAGAACCAGCTGTTCGGTCCCTCCGGATCCGTCGAGGTCACCGTCCAGTTGCCCGCCGGCTCCCACGTCGAGGGCAGCGCGGCCGCCGCCGAACTGCGCGGTGTGGGCCGGCTCGGCGACGTCACCTTCGACGGCGCCTACCGGCACATCAAGGTCGACGAGGCCGCGAGCCTCCGCCTCACCGCCGTCGACGGCGACGTCGAGGTCGGCCGGCTGGCCGGCTCGGCGGAGATCAGCACCGCACGGGGCGACATCAGCGTCGCCGAGGCCGGGGCCGGCACGGTCGTCCTGACCACCCAGTCCGGCGACATCTCGGTCACCGCCGCCCACGGGGTCTCCGCGTCCCTGGACGCCGGCACCTCCTACGGCCGTGTCAGCAACGCCCTCAAGAGCGACGGCACCGCCGCACTCGACATCCGCGCCACCACGTCGCACGGCGACATCACCGCCCGAAGCCTGTGA
- a CDS encoding MarR family transcriptional regulator, whose product MQSGTPQMMARVMAALTISDTGSLTASELVQRLQVSPASVSKAIAFLEGQDLVRRERDERRRERYVVDSEVMYQAMMASARSTALVAETARQGVGILGPGTPAGARLENTARFLDFVSESIARAANQAREILTSDGTAQLPDH is encoded by the coding sequence ATGCAGTCGGGGACGCCCCAGATGATGGCCCGGGTGATGGCCGCGCTCACCATCAGCGACACGGGCAGCCTCACCGCGTCCGAACTCGTCCAGCGCCTTCAGGTCAGCCCGGCGTCCGTGTCCAAGGCCATCGCGTTCCTGGAGGGCCAGGACCTCGTCCGCCGGGAGCGCGACGAACGCCGCCGCGAGCGGTACGTCGTCGACAGCGAGGTCATGTACCAGGCGATGATGGCCAGTGCCCGCTCCACCGCCCTGGTCGCCGAGACCGCGCGGCAGGGCGTCGGCATCCTCGGCCCCGGCACCCCGGCCGGCGCCCGCCTGGAAAACACCGCCCGCTTCCTGGACTTCGTGTCCGAGAGCATCGCCCGCGCGGCGAACCAGGCCCGCGAGATCCTGACGTCCGACGGCACCGCTCAACTCCCGGACCACTGA